A genomic window from Helicobacter suis HS1 includes:
- the gltS gene encoding sodium/glutamate symporter produces the protein MMMISLDIYATLVCMVGVLLLGRLIIRHVKFLRDYDIPEPVVGGVLVAFVITVLHHFYDFKLVLDSSLKDPLMLTFFITIGLSADFASLKKGGKMLGVFLIVVGVFVVIQNLVGIGVASLIGVNPLMGLLGGSISLTGGHGTSVAWSATFSQPPYNFPESLEVSIVCATFGLVSGGVIGGPVAHYLIKKYRLEPTSQEKQQRELAPKLAFETPKQERLITANSFINSLALVSLSLLLGTFIAKYAKFTHIGSFTLPTLPTFVWCLFVGVLLRNFLFYSKIHQVFDREVSVIGNVSLSLFLAFALMSINLMELVNLALPIAIILTVQVALMVLYSIFVTFRVCGKNYDAAVLSAGHCGFGLGATPTAMVNMQTITNHYGPSHVAFIVVPLVGAFFVDMINALAIKGFLALPFHY, from the coding sequence ATGATGATGATTAGCTTAGATATTTATGCGACTTTGGTTTGTATGGTGGGCGTGTTATTGCTTGGCCGTTTGATTATCCGCCATGTCAAATTCTTAAGAGATTATGATATTCCTGAACCGGTGGTAGGCGGGGTACTGGTTGCTTTTGTGATTACGGTGTTACACCATTTCTATGATTTCAAACTCGTTTTAGACTCTAGCCTTAAAGACCCGCTCATGCTCACCTTTTTTATCACCATTGGTTTAAGCGCAGATTTTGCCTCTTTAAAAAAGGGGGGCAAAATGCTAGGGGTGTTTTTAATCGTGGTGGGGGTTTTTGTGGTGATACAAAATTTAGTAGGTATAGGAGTGGCTAGTCTGATTGGGGTTAACCCTCTCATGGGTTTACTAGGTGGCTCTATTTCCCTAACCGGCGGGCATGGCACAAGTGTAGCGTGGTCTGCAACTTTTTCTCAACCCCCCTATAATTTCCCTGAAAGTTTAGAGGTTTCTATTGTGTGCGCCACTTTTGGGTTAGTGAGTGGAGGGGTTATTGGTGGCCCTGTAGCTCATTATCTGATTAAAAAATACCGCTTAGAACCCACCAGCCAAGAGAAACAACAACGCGAATTAGCCCCTAAACTTGCCTTTGAAACCCCCAAACAAGAAAGACTCATCACCGCTAATAGCTTTATTAATAGTTTGGCTTTAGTCAGTCTTTCTTTATTACTAGGTACATTTATTGCTAAATACGCTAAATTCACCCATATCGGGAGTTTTACCCTCCCCACTTTGCCCACTTTTGTTTGGTGTCTGTTTGTAGGCGTGCTTTTAAGAAACTTTCTTTTTTATAGCAAAATCCACCAAGTTTTTGATCGCGAGGTAAGCGTGATTGGCAATGTCAGCCTGAGTTTATTTTTAGCCTTTGCCCTCATGAGCATTAATTTAATGGAGTTAGTCAACCTTGCTTTGCCCATTGCTATTATTCTGACTGTCCAAGTAGCGCTTATGGTGCTTTATAGTATCTTTGTAACTTTTCGTGTGTGTGGTAAAAACTACGACGCAGCCGTGCTAAGTGCCGGACATTGTGGCTTTGGACTAGGTGCAACCCCTACGGCAATGGTTAATATGCAAACCATCACCAACCACTATGGGCCTAGCCATGTTGCCTTTATTGTCGTGCCTTTAGTGGGGGCGTTTTTTGTAGATATGATCAACGCTCTAGCGATCAAGGGATTTTTAGCCCTACCCTTCCACTACTAA
- the ribD gene encoding bifunctional diaminohydroxyphosphoribosylaminopyrimidine deaminase/5-amino-6-(5-phosphoribosylamino)uracil reductase RibD, producing the protein MLTEILMRACIQHAYKSQTLALPNPSVACMILDQHHNILALQDHSQANTPHAEVRALKDAYNKLSPTPFPKEINSKDREQTYQFLSKHHNNLFKDCTLLVTLEPCNHFGKTPPCAALLAQIKPKKVIISCLETHKKAMGGLACLKEAGIEVITGVLEKEGRALLYPFKCLEQKGVFNLFKIALRLNGSFEGKISEELSQIFTHTQRSIANYLIISGQSVRSDRPTLDSRLSAYTKRPPNVAILTRDTTPFDPTVPLFQVEKRQVQICHQVEELPLQQGFNIIEGGWDLFVSLQKHVDMLLIHQNSTLAGSLKSTKMPLKSFTFCHSQLLGPDLLEWFICDSTNH; encoded by the coding sequence ATGCTCACTGAAATTTTAATGCGCGCCTGTATTCAGCATGCCTATAAAAGCCAGACTCTAGCTCTTCCAAATCCTAGCGTGGCTTGCATGATCTTAGATCAACACCATAATATTTTAGCCCTGCAAGATCACAGCCAAGCTAACACCCCCCATGCTGAGGTGCGTGCCCTTAAAGATGCCTACAATAAACTAAGCCCCACGCCCTTTCCAAAAGAAATTAATAGCAAGGATAGAGAACAAACCTACCAATTTTTAAGCAAGCATCACAATAACCTATTTAAAGACTGCACCCTTTTAGTTACTTTAGAACCCTGTAATCATTTTGGTAAAACCCCTCCTTGCGCTGCCCTTTTAGCCCAGATCAAACCTAAAAAAGTGATCATTAGCTGTTTAGAAACCCATAAAAAAGCTATGGGTGGTTTGGCTTGCTTAAAAGAGGCCGGTATTGAGGTTATTACTGGCGTACTAGAAAAAGAGGGCAGGGCTTTACTGTATCCTTTTAAATGTTTAGAACAAAAGGGGGTGTTTAATCTTTTTAAAATTGCGCTAAGATTAAATGGCTCTTTTGAGGGCAAAATTTCAGAAGAATTAAGCCAAATTTTTACCCATACCCAGCGATCTATTGCTAACTACCTCATCATCTCAGGCCAAAGCGTGCGCAGCGATCGCCCTACTTTAGATAGCCGCTTGAGTGCTTATACAAAACGCCCCCCTAATGTCGCTATTCTTACAAGAGACACAACGCCCTTTGATCCTACTGTTCCTCTTTTTCAGGTAGAAAAACGCCAAGTACAAATATGCCACCAAGTAGAGGAGTTGCCATTACAACAGGGTTTTAACATCATTGAGGGAGGTTGGGACTTATTTGTCAGTTTGCAAAAACATGTAGACATGCTTTTAATACACCAAAACAGCACCCTAGCAGGATCGCTTAAGTCTACTAAAATGCCTCTAAAATCCTTTACTTTTTGTCATAGCCAGCTTTTAGGACCTGATTTATTGGAGTGGTTTATTTGCGATTCTACCAACCACTAA
- a CDS encoding tRNA1(Val) (adenine(37)-N6)-methyltransferase → MVYLRFYQPLKGYAYNSTSLFLVNFALPFIKKGDRLLDVGAGCGIVGILCAKKYANPLDLIEIDSNLAFFARLNSQNLPQAQVYQANFLDYPLTPGYDAILSNPPYYPAESLKSPYTQKARATNQSFLPLLDFCTKASFLLKPKGYFILCYHASLIDTLISALQKAKLKAILLRFVHPFKDQKASLILCCARKNSKSLVQIGPPLITHKAKDQRAITEEVASIYARFKTHSIKASLEMCAL, encoded by the coding sequence GTGGTTTATTTGCGATTCTACCAACCACTAAAGGGCTATGCCTACAACAGCACCAGTTTATTTTTAGTCAACTTTGCATTGCCCTTTATCAAAAAAGGCGATCGGCTTTTAGATGTGGGGGCGGGCTGTGGGATTGTGGGGATTTTATGCGCTAAAAAATATGCTAATCCTTTAGATTTGATAGAAATAGATAGCAATCTTGCCTTTTTTGCTAGGCTTAATAGCCAAAACCTCCCTCAAGCACAAGTCTATCAGGCAAATTTTTTAGATTATCCTTTAACCCCGGGCTATGATGCTATCCTCTCTAATCCCCCCTACTACCCAGCAGAGAGTCTCAAAAGTCCCTACACACAAAAAGCCCGCGCCACTAACCAAAGCTTTTTACCCTTGCTGGATTTTTGTACTAAAGCCTCCTTTTTACTCAAACCAAAGGGTTATTTTATTCTTTGTTACCACGCTAGCCTAATAGATACCCTTATTAGTGCCTTGCAAAAGGCAAAACTGAAAGCTATTTTATTGCGCTTTGTACACCCCTTTAAAGATCAAAAAGCCAGCTTGATTCTTTGCTGTGCGCGTAAAAATTCTAAAAGTCTAGTACAAATTGGCCCCCCACTGATCACGCATAAGGCCAAAGATCAGCGCGCCATTACAGAAGAAGTTGCTAGCATTTATGCGCGCTTTAAAACCCATAGTATCAAGGCTTCCCTTGAAATGTGCGCACTGTAA
- the pseC gene encoding UDP-4-amino-4,6-dideoxy-N-acetyl-beta-L-altrosamine transaminase, which translates to MNPYSTQSISAEDILAVNQALQSPHLTQGPLVEQFEQALAGYLGVKHVCVCTSATSALFMIYRALHLEGQIVLTTPLSFVATSSMLLANNALPLFCDIKEDGNIDENLLEHVQNKAIKAVVSVDYGGKSVEANAIKAFCKKHNLYFISDSSHSLGGSYKGSKIGTLADASIFSFHAIKPITTGEGGAIATNDSNLYQKLKLLVSHGVIKKGFEVEVESLGFNFRMTELQAALGLSQLKKLDSFIATREKIAKFYDVTFKDNPYFTCLHAQIPSDIKSSNHLYPILLKPFLWAHKPQILEQLLKAQIGVQVHYKPIHTFKLYQNLLGPLHFPKAQDFYASEISLPCHQKMSLKEAKDTAYKVLEILREKSQTITHN; encoded by the coding sequence ATGAACCCCTATAGCACCCAAAGCATTAGCGCTGAGGATATTTTAGCTGTCAATCAAGCCCTGCAAAGCCCGCATCTCACACAAGGCCCCTTAGTGGAGCAATTTGAACAGGCTTTGGCGGGTTATTTGGGGGTTAAGCATGTTTGTGTGTGCACCTCTGCAACAAGTGCGCTTTTTATGATCTATAGGGCTTTGCATTTAGAAGGACAGATTGTTCTCACCACTCCGCTAAGTTTTGTGGCCACTTCAAGCATGTTACTTGCCAATAATGCCTTGCCTCTTTTTTGCGACATTAAAGAAGATGGAAATATAGATGAGAATCTTTTAGAGCATGTGCAAAATAAAGCGATTAAGGCGGTGGTGAGTGTGGATTATGGGGGCAAAAGTGTAGAGGCAAACGCGATTAAAGCATTTTGCAAAAAACACAACCTCTATTTTATCTCAGATAGTTCGCACAGCTTAGGGGGTAGCTATAAGGGATCTAAGATTGGGACTTTAGCCGATGCTAGCATTTTTAGTTTCCATGCTATTAAACCTATAACCACCGGTGAGGGCGGGGCGATTGCAACCAATGATAGTAACTTGTATCAAAAACTCAAGCTTTTAGTTTCTCACGGGGTGATCAAAAAAGGTTTTGAGGTAGAAGTAGAAAGTTTAGGCTTTAATTTTAGAATGACAGAGTTACAAGCAGCACTAGGTTTAAGCCAGCTTAAAAAATTAGATAGCTTTATTGCTACGCGTGAGAAAATCGCTAAGTTTTACGATGTAACTTTTAAAGATAATCCCTATTTTACTTGTTTGCATGCACAAATTCCTAGCGACATTAAAAGCTCTAACCACCTCTACCCTATTTTACTCAAACCCTTTTTATGGGCGCATAAACCCCAGATTTTAGAGCAACTTTTAAAGGCACAAATTGGAGTGCAGGTACATTACAAACCTATCCACACCTTTAAACTCTATCAAAATCTCTTAGGGCCTTTGCATTTTCCTAAGGCACAGGATTTCTACGCAAGTGAAATTTCTTTACCCTGTCATCAAAAAATGAGTTTAAAAGAAGCCAAAGATACAGCCTATAAAGTTTTAGAAATCCTTAGAGAGAAGTCTCAAACTATTACCCACAACTAA
- the sppA gene encoding signal peptide peptidase SppA, whose amino-acid sequence MLDKLARIITIPLEFITRYFKALVLLLIVAVLLISTKGTTTQKPNLAKLYLYGPIFESESFQDQINKILQNPSIKGALLMIDSPGGTISASVELSDMVASLAKKMPVVAYVRGVMASGSYYAGMMASKIYANRGALIGSIGVIFSGVNIAPLMDKLGIKTQGVAKGAYKEVGTFMREWTPQEKQYLNGLLNEQYGMFVSDVAKARHLDPKDTPAFAEGKIFSAKQALFLKLIDRVSTYDEAIKALEHLSAVKNPIWLQKDKLEIFMDKFFKSSSQALAQVLSYQMR is encoded by the coding sequence ATGCTTGATAAGTTAGCCAGAATCATCACCATTCCCTTAGAATTCATCACCCGTTATTTTAAAGCCCTTGTACTTTTATTAATTGTGGCTGTTTTACTCATCAGCACCAAAGGCACTACAACACAAAAACCCAATTTGGCAAAACTCTATCTGTATGGCCCTATTTTTGAAAGCGAGAGTTTTCAAGATCAGATCAATAAAATATTACAAAACCCCAGTATTAAAGGCGCTCTTTTGATGATTGATTCTCCGGGCGGGACTATTAGCGCGAGTGTGGAGTTATCTGATATGGTGGCTAGCTTAGCTAAAAAAATGCCCGTAGTGGCATATGTACGCGGTGTAATGGCTAGTGGGAGTTATTATGCGGGCATGATGGCTAGTAAGATTTATGCCAACAGAGGCGCACTCATTGGCTCTATTGGTGTGATTTTTAGTGGCGTAAATATCGCGCCTTTAATGGACAAATTGGGGATTAAGACACAAGGTGTTGCTAAGGGTGCGTATAAAGAGGTGGGTACTTTTATGCGGGAGTGGACACCGCAGGAAAAACAATATCTCAATGGCTTACTCAATGAGCAGTATGGTATGTTTGTAAGCGATGTGGCTAAGGCTAGACATTTAGATCCCAAAGACACCCCTGCTTTTGCTGAGGGTAAAATCTTTAGTGCTAAACAAGCCCTATTTTTAAAACTCATTGATCGGGTTAGCACTTATGATGAAGCGATTAAGGCGTTAGAACATTTGAGTGCGGTTAAAAATCCAATCTGGCTTCAAAAGGATAAATTAGAAATTTTTATGGACAAGTTTTTTAAATCCAGTAGCCAAGCACTTGCCCAAGTCTTGAGCTATCAGATGCGCTAA
- a CDS encoding MFS transporter → MLAKILPLVFVSSLRFLGLFIVLPVISLYAVSFHASASMVGLAVGGAYFTQILFQTPIGALSDRYSRKKVVIGCLAIFTVGSLLCFFAHDITCLVAGRLVQGMGAVGGVLSAMVADVVEEEKRTHAMAFMGAGIFMSFTAAMVIGPSIGMAFGVQWLFFLTALLTLFSMFLMAFKVQEPPKIFYSLKEKPQLKDVFKNKDIFIISSCSFFEKCLMTLIFVVVPLAIVHEFKMDKSVLWKIYTSGAVLGMISMGPAAIIAEKFHKAKGVLLGGITLFLVAYLCLAFADRHVNSPAAWLFITGIMCFFTGFGTLEPIMQSLASKFCKAHQRGLVLGMFVTYGYVGSFIGGMLGGIGYHYLGVEKLALIVVGVCALWFGLVCFLSNPNQQKNVYFPLDAFERAKFSTLENTPGILEWYVNETQNTITVKYDALQISREQIIETSVAFRKSPE, encoded by the coding sequence ATGCTAGCAAAAATTTTACCTTTGGTTTTTGTGTCTTCTTTGCGTTTTTTGGGTTTGTTCATTGTTCTACCCGTGATTTCTCTTTATGCGGTTAGTTTCCATGCGAGCGCTTCTATGGTGGGTTTAGCTGTGGGGGGTGCGTATTTTACCCAAATTCTTTTCCAAACCCCCATAGGGGCACTAAGCGATCGTTATAGCCGTAAAAAGGTGGTGATTGGGTGTTTGGCAATTTTTACTGTAGGCTCTTTACTCTGTTTTTTTGCCCATGATATTACATGTCTAGTGGCGGGTAGATTAGTACAAGGCATGGGAGCTGTGGGGGGTGTGCTTAGCGCTATGGTAGCTGATGTGGTAGAAGAAGAAAAGCGCACCCATGCTATGGCTTTTATGGGGGCGGGGATTTTTATGAGCTTTACCGCAGCTATGGTAATAGGGCCTAGTATTGGCATGGCCTTTGGGGTGCAGTGGCTTTTTTTTCTCACCGCGCTTTTGACTCTTTTTTCTATGTTTTTAATGGCTTTTAAAGTCCAAGAACCCCCCAAGATTTTTTATAGCCTCAAAGAAAAACCCCAACTTAAAGATGTATTTAAAAACAAGGATATTTTTATCATCAGTAGTTGCTCTTTCTTTGAAAAGTGTTTAATGACTTTGATTTTTGTGGTTGTACCTTTGGCTATTGTGCATGAATTTAAAATGGATAAAAGTGTGTTATGGAAAATTTATACCTCTGGGGCGGTGCTTGGAATGATAAGCATGGGACCAGCAGCCATCATTGCTGAAAAATTCCACAAAGCTAAGGGTGTGCTTTTAGGGGGTATTACATTATTCTTAGTCGCCTATTTATGTTTGGCCTTTGCCGATCGCCATGTTAATTCTCCGGCTGCTTGGCTTTTTATCACCGGGATCATGTGCTTTTTTACTGGGTTTGGTACGCTTGAGCCTATTATGCAATCTTTGGCTAGTAAATTTTGTAAAGCACACCAGCGCGGGCTAGTGCTTGGAATGTTTGTAACCTATGGCTATGTAGGATCGTTTATAGGAGGAATGCTTGGAGGAATAGGTTATCACTATTTGGGTGTAGAAAAACTAGCACTCATTGTGGTGGGTGTGTGTGCGTTGTGGTTTGGCTTAGTTTGTTTTTTAAGTAACCCTAATCAACAAAAAAATGTCTATTTCCCCTTAGATGCCTTTGAGCGCGCAAAGTTTAGCACACTAGAAAACACACCGGGGATTTTAGAGTGGTATGTGAATGAAACCCAAAATACGATTACTGTCAAATACGATGCCCTGCAAATTAGTAGAGAGCAGATTATAGAGACTTCAGTGGCTTTTAGAAAATCGCCTGAGTAG
- a CDS encoding heavy metal translocating P-type ATPase, translating into MKCAHCKLPISSKPLSLETLHEKPLQTPLYFCCSGCKQVFLLLHSLELESFYTKLVDRTLEPITPIKEHDSNYYNSAYFLKNFTTPLKNGYLEISLLLENIHCAACVWLIERVLLKQEGIKKVQINYTAQRATLAFDPQKINIATILNTIASIGYRAQIYDPRIQDSHARKEEEKAFRALVVGIFASMNVMWIAIANYAGYFSGMDASMAFKLNVASWALASLTLAITGWQFLRGAFYGLKYKFVGMDFSVSVGALGVYGYSIYATFKGLEPYFESVCMLLTFISASKFLELKSRHKANAILDQLQNSLPLQVLVLELENGQIKRVLKEPQEVEIGARIEVLPGECVALDGILKSPSACVSTQAFNGETLPINLQSGDKLLAGYVNHAQAFIYQVTESFKLSFLSQMVQLIQKSFAQKPLLQQKADTLARFFSLVILFIALLGFVVWYFLAGLYKAFMVAMAVVVVACPCAFALAAPIALVVGVHLAFKKGVLFKKTESLEYLAKANTLFLDKTGTLSTGLSVADYKIHAPYNPSLLLSLIWHNSHPISQAISTFLKKDARPDISLQSIKQEEGGLEGHYQDQIVHAGSVAYLKSKGVEVGVLCADFACSINLTLVASFTLNSPLKPKAMQLVQTLKKKGLNLAILSGDSSTQVFEIAKSLNIACFAPLTPQQKLQHIEKALAKRQIVVMVGDGMNDTPSLAKAHVSICMHEGHDLSLLYSDVIVLNNSLEGVLEAFRTSTRVHRLIKQNLALSFLYNTLLIPLALCGLITPLIAALGMGLSSLLVVGNSLRLLSKDF; encoded by the coding sequence TTGAAATGTGCGCACTGTAAACTCCCTATCTCCTCTAAACCCCTGAGCCTAGAGACACTCCATGAAAAACCCCTACAAACCCCGCTTTATTTTTGTTGCAGTGGCTGTAAACAAGTTTTTTTACTCCTACACTCTTTAGAATTAGAAAGTTTTTATACTAAGTTAGTGGATCGCACCCTAGAGCCCATCACCCCCATAAAAGAGCATGACAGTAATTACTACAACTCTGCTTACTTTCTAAAAAACTTCACCACCCCTTTAAAAAATGGCTATTTAGAAATATCTCTTTTATTAGAAAATATCCATTGTGCGGCCTGTGTGTGGCTTATTGAGCGGGTACTTTTAAAACAAGAGGGGATTAAAAAAGTACAGATCAACTACACAGCCCAGCGCGCCACTTTAGCCTTTGATCCACAAAAGATCAACATCGCCACCATTTTAAACACCATTGCCTCTATAGGGTATAGGGCACAAATTTACGATCCGCGTATCCAAGATAGCCACGCTAGAAAAGAGGAGGAAAAAGCTTTTAGAGCACTTGTGGTAGGGATTTTTGCGAGCATGAATGTGATGTGGATAGCCATTGCTAACTACGCGGGCTATTTTTCAGGAATGGACGCGTCAATGGCCTTTAAACTCAATGTGGCTTCATGGGCGCTAGCAAGTTTAACCCTAGCCATTACAGGGTGGCAGTTTCTAAGAGGCGCGTTTTATGGACTTAAATACAAATTTGTAGGCATGGATTTTAGTGTGAGTGTGGGCGCGTTGGGGGTTTATGGCTATTCTATTTATGCTACTTTTAAGGGACTAGAACCTTATTTTGAATCGGTGTGCATGCTCCTTACCTTTATCTCTGCCTCTAAATTCTTAGAACTTAAAAGTAGACACAAGGCCAACGCAATCTTAGATCAATTACAAAATAGTTTACCCTTGCAGGTACTGGTTTTAGAGTTAGAAAATGGCCAAATAAAGCGCGTACTTAAAGAACCCCAAGAGGTAGAAATTGGGGCGCGTATAGAAGTGTTGCCCGGGGAGTGCGTGGCACTAGATGGGATTTTAAAAAGCCCTAGTGCTTGTGTGAGTACGCAAGCATTTAATGGCGAAACTCTCCCCATAAATCTTCAAAGCGGGGATAAACTCTTAGCTGGCTATGTCAACCACGCACAAGCCTTTATTTACCAAGTTACAGAGAGTTTTAAACTCTCCTTTTTAAGCCAAATGGTACAACTCATACAAAAAAGCTTTGCACAAAAACCTTTATTACAACAAAAAGCCGACACTTTAGCTAGGTTCTTTAGTCTTGTCATTCTTTTCATCGCTCTTTTAGGGTTTGTAGTTTGGTACTTTTTAGCAGGCTTATACAAGGCTTTTATGGTGGCTATGGCGGTGGTGGTGGTTGCCTGCCCTTGTGCCTTTGCTTTAGCCGCGCCCATTGCCCTAGTGGTGGGGGTGCATTTAGCCTTTAAAAAGGGGGTTTTATTTAAAAAGACAGAGAGTTTAGAATACTTAGCCAAAGCCAACACGCTTTTTTTAGATAAAACAGGGACTTTAAGCACGGGTTTAAGTGTGGCAGATTATAAAATCCACGCCCCCTATAATCCTAGCTTGCTTTTATCTTTAATTTGGCATAACTCCCACCCTATTTCACAAGCTATCAGTACCTTTTTAAAAAAAGACGCCCGTCCAGATATATCGTTGCAATCTATCAAGCAAGAGGAAGGCGGCTTAGAAGGGCATTATCAAGATCAGATTGTACACGCAGGCAGTGTGGCTTATTTAAAAAGCAAGGGCGTTGAGGTAGGCGTACTTTGTGCAGATTTTGCATGTAGCATTAATTTAACATTGGTAGCTAGCTTTACACTAAACTCCCCGCTTAAACCTAAAGCCATGCAACTTGTACAAACCCTAAAGAAAAAGGGGCTCAATCTAGCAATTTTAAGTGGCGATAGTTCGACTCAGGTATTTGAGATCGCTAAAAGTTTAAATATCGCCTGTTTTGCGCCCCTCACGCCCCAGCAAAAACTACAACACATAGAAAAAGCTTTAGCCAAACGCCAAATTGTAGTCATGGTAGGCGATGGAATGAATGATACGCCAAGCCTAGCTAAGGCACATGTTTCAATTTGCATGCATGAGGGGCATGATTTAAGCTTACTGTATAGCGATGTGATTGTGCTTAATAATAGTTTAGAGGGTGTTTTAGAAGCCTTTAGGACTTCAACTAGGGTACACCGCCTTATTAAGCAAAACCTAGCCCTAAGCTTTTTATATAACACGCTTCTTATCCCCTTAGCCCTCTGTGGGCTTATCACGCCATTAATTGCCGCACTGGGCATGGGTTTAAGCTCTTTATTAGTTGTGGGTAATAGTTTGAGACTTCTCTCTAAGGATTTCTAA
- a CDS encoding saccharopine dehydrogenase family protein, translated as MLTVLQIGAGGVGSVVAHKLCQNRDLFERVVLASRTLSKCQSIANSIKAKGLGEVICEQVDADCIEAVVGLIEKYKPKVVLNIALPYQDLAIMQACLLTKTNYLDTANYEHPDLAKFEYKEQWAFDKAYKDAQIFALLGSGFDPGVTNVFCAYAQKHHFDEIYNIDILDCNAGTHPYPFATNFNPEINLREVSAPGRYYENGAWIKTKPLEIKQTWAYPEIGERTSYLLYHEELESLAKYIQGLKRIRFFMTFSDDYLNHMRCLANVGMLGIQAVDVPLADGQMGKIVPIQILKQLLPDPASLAGKVRGKTNIGCYIHGTKNKKETMLYIYNVCDHQKCYAEVGSQAVSYTTGVPAVVGAILICKGIWGGENSKGVFNLEQLNPDPFLEELVKQGLKYEVIER; from the coding sequence ATGCTCACAGTTTTACAAATTGGAGCCGGGGGCGTGGGGAGTGTGGTAGCGCATAAATTGTGCCAAAACCGCGACTTGTTTGAAAGGGTGGTACTGGCTAGCCGCACTTTAAGCAAATGCCAAAGTATTGCTAATAGCATTAAGGCTAAAGGGTTAGGGGAGGTAATTTGTGAGCAAGTAGATGCGGATTGTATAGAGGCTGTGGTGGGCTTAATTGAAAAATACAAACCTAAAGTGGTGCTTAATATCGCCCTGCCCTATCAGGATTTAGCAATTATGCAGGCGTGTTTACTCACCAAAACCAATTATTTAGACACCGCTAATTATGAACACCCCGATTTAGCTAAGTTTGAGTATAAAGAACAATGGGCTTTTGATAAAGCCTATAAAGATGCACAGATTTTTGCTTTGCTAGGTAGCGGGTTTGATCCGGGTGTAACCAATGTTTTTTGTGCTTATGCCCAAAAACACCATTTTGATGAAATCTATAACATTGATATTTTAGATTGCAATGCCGGCACCCACCCCTATCCTTTTGCAACTAATTTTAACCCTGAAATTAATTTGCGCGAGGTGAGTGCCCCGGGGCGTTATTATGAAAATGGGGCATGGATTAAAACAAAACCTTTAGAAATTAAACAAACTTGGGCTTATCCTGAAATTGGCGAGCGCACTTCTTATTTACTCTACCATGAGGAATTAGAATCTCTAGCCAAGTATATTCAGGGTTTAAAGCGCATTCGCTTTTTCATGACCTTTTCAGATGATTATCTTAACCATATGCGTTGTTTGGCTAATGTGGGAATGTTAGGCATTCAGGCCGTAGATGTACCCCTAGCTGATGGCCAAATGGGTAAAATCGTGCCTATCCAAATACTCAAACAACTTTTACCCGATCCAGCTAGTTTAGCCGGCAAAGTGAGGGGTAAGACCAATATTGGTTGTTATATCCATGGCACTAAAAATAAGAAAGAAACGATGCTTTATATCTATAATGTTTGCGATCACCAAAAATGTTATGCAGAAGTGGGTAGCCAAGCTGTTAGCTACACAACAGGTGTACCCGCTGTGGTAGGGGCGATTTTAATTTGTAAAGGCATTTGGGGTGGGGAAAATTCTAAAGGGGTGTTTAATTTAGAACAACTCAATCCCGATCCTTTTTTAGAAGAACTGGTTAAGCAAGGACTTAAATACGAAGTGATTGAACGGTAG
- a CDS encoding glycosyl transferase family 90 — protein sequence MLFFRGASLQPHRIAFLQRYFNHPLMDLGHVGTTLNDSKLEQILLPLSKPRASIARHLEYKFILSLEGYDVTSNLKWILSSNSIALMPAPKFESFFLESQLIPNVHYILIKDDYSDVQAQLKFFSTRPRDCLRIIAHANAYVQTFLKLEKLVAFLVIRKYFYVTGQLQVCPLEEDLFH from the coding sequence ATGCTATTTTTTAGGGGCGCAAGTTTACAACCCCATCGCATTGCCTTTTTGCAACGCTACTTCAACCACCCTCTTATGGACCTAGGGCATGTGGGTACTACTCTAAACGATTCTAAGTTAGAGCAAATCTTGCTCCCTCTAAGTAAGCCAAGAGCCAGCATTGCTAGGCACTTAGAGTACAAATTTATTCTCTCTTTGGAGGGCTATGATGTGACGAGTAATTTAAAATGGATCCTAAGTTCTAATTCAATTGCGCTGATGCCCGCACCCAAATTTGAAAGCTTTTTTTTAGAAAGCCAGCTTATCCCCAATGTCCACTACATTCTTATTAAAGATGATTACAGCGATGTACAAGCGCAGCTTAAATTTTTTAGTACTCGCCCCAGGGATTGCCTAAGAATCATCGCCCATGCTAACGCTTATGTACAGACCTTTCTCAAGCTAGAAAAACTGGTGGCTTTTTTGGTGATACGCAAGTATTTCTATGTTACAGGACAATTGCAAGTTTGTCCCTTAGAAGAGGATTTATTCCATTAG